One part of the Dysidea avara chromosome 10, odDysAvar1.4, whole genome shotgun sequence genome encodes these proteins:
- the LOC136268726 gene encoding uncharacterized protein, producing MSFLDLKEKGNKYFSSSAYDQAVACYTEAIALQPQNHVLFSNRSAAFIKLKQYQEALADADQCVTLEPKFARGHLRRAAALNGLKMYSKAMPSAEEGYKLRASDRICKDCIDEWLIASSAVLKPEVDKMDDIPQGTSPVTKKCMELLCTLQQQNSSSGGVTVEFLQTYMFNVIEELKWLLEKFGHVLSSHMSEWVTALLESLKVDPRTHAASKMITELQETKLKELVKWLDTEVDHILYPVLCPIFALFTLAMLTCASNLGHVLSFRNHIQILTKACLVFYTESLLCTEEYIKIQIHAMQLLLNSYCMESGHAGGNKKDEATEIKTISQKLQVLLNHYNPSSADYAEVKRSTQEVISNASLLFSSDGAPTESKRLTKEDSEMLKHAVTKELEALKVKLKENGSLHIRDMDSLVLATGGLVHVGEIESAKMALKESGLLYQTAITHLLDNKLLPIDDAAECFFHPQTMMLCNALFLAGVDDSLLADVFIQWKCLATELYALLARLGLSENLMSTFNKIEAFKIAGKRQSEKTLLNIQDEHQRECMKVTQEWGGKAISALLQQSWTSVQKSLAPDQILLQYCMSPLYDTNYFPVPIPPKVLSLKGVVVGIRSDGLPNVRIVDFGCIQDMAVECHNMLMKVVSAKDSGKPWKELQQTADRKASDLLQHMLPGDLQMLINDTTIKRIYFCPDQVLSKFPIEILPLKNGQLLGEKVAVTYLSSARELLRESYVSSLSLSASNHNTAKPECAIFANPNFNLERVASQSESHWGLLSSFMSSLFSETKATNTAASLPNSEIEAHEIEQLLVTSAQARGESLNINVSIGNDATLFKVLRVQSPLVLHFATHGFSSPDFHYQYHNFWSDTKSGLLLAGANTYHQEKYTLITDEAGTGELTALAACGMKLTGTQLVYLSCCRSSYGFIGRGEALSSLAQGFRIAGSSTVVATLWPVSDEVGHKMALHFYHYVFECGMQVSVALQAAKRKLQKENYHWYDWAGFLCIGIDTFNV from the exons ATGTCATTCCTAGATTTAAAAGAGAAAGGCAACAAATATTTTTCAAGCAGTGCTTATGACCAAGCAGTTGCCTGTTATACAGAGGCAATAGCTCTGCAGCCACAAAACCATGTGCTTTTTAGTAACCGAAGTGCTGCCTTCATAAAACTGAAACAGTATCAAGAGGCATTAGCTGATGCTGACCAATGCGTCACTCTGGAACCAAAATTTGCAAGAGGGCATTTAAGGAGGGCTGCAGCTCTTAATGGActaaaaatgtacagtaaaGCTATGCCATCGGCTGAAGAAGGATATAAGTTACGTGCCAGTGACCGTATTTGCAAAGATTGCATTGATGAATGGCTGATAGCATCCTCAGCAGTGTTGAAACCAGAAGTAGATAAAATGGATGACATTCCCCAAGGTACTTCCCCTGTAACAAAGAAATGCATGGAGTTACTATGCACACTACAACAACAAAATTCAAGCTCTGGTGGAGTAACAGTGGAATTTCTTCAAACCTACATGTTTAATGTAATTGAAGAGCTTAAATGGTTATTAGAAAAGTTTGGTCATGTTCTTTCAAGCCATATGAGTGaatgggtgactgctttattagagtcccTTAAAGTGGATCCTCGTACGCATGCAGCTTCCAAGATGATTACTGAATTGCAAGAAACAAAGTTGAAAGAGTTGGTTAAATGGCTTGATACAGAAGTGGACCACATATTGTATCCAGTGCTTTGTCCCATTTTTGCTCTTTTCACTTTGGCAATGTTAACTTGTGCTTCAAACCTTGGTCATGTACTGTCTTTTCGAAATCACATACAAATTTTGACAAAGGCATGTTTAGTTTTCTATACTGAGTCACTTCTTTGTACTGAAGAGTACATCAAGATTCAAATCCATGCTATGCAGTTATTACTAAATTCATATTGTATGGAGAGCGGCCATGCTGGAGGTAACAAAAAGGATGAGGCTACAGAAATAAAAACAATTTCACAAAAGCTTCAAGTTCTACTTAATCATTACAACCCTTCTTCAGCTGATTATGCAGAAGTGAAGAGATCTACCCAAGAAGTTATTAGTAATGCGTCTCTTTTGTTTTCTTCTGATGGTGCCCCTACTGAATCTAAAAGGTTGACCAAAGAGGATTCTGAAATGCTAAAACATGCAGTGACAAAAGAACTCGAGGCTCTAAAAGTGAAGTTGAAGGAAAACGGCTCACTTCACATCAGAGACATGGATTCTCTTGTACTAGCAACAG GTGGATTGGTGCATGTTGGTGAAATTGAGAGTGCTAAGATGGCTTTGAAGGAAAGTGGGTTATTGTATCAAACAGCGATTACACATTTACTGGATAATAAGCTACTTCCAATTGATGATGCTGCTGAATGCTTCTTCCACCCTCAGACGATGATGTTGTGCAATGCTTTGTTCTTGGCTGGTGTTGATGATAGTCTGCTAGCTGATGTGTTCATCCAATGGAAATGTCTTGCTACTGAACTGTATGCATTACTTGCCAGACTGGGACTAAGTGAGAATCTCATGAGTACATTCAACAAGATAGAGGCTTTTAAGATTGCTGGGAAGAGACAAAGTGAAAAAACACTTTTGAATATTCAAGATGAGCATCAGAGGGAATGTATGAAGGTAACACAAGAATGGGGTGGAAAGGCTATTAGTGCTTTATTGCAACAGTCTTGGACAAGTGTTCAGAAATCACTTGCACCTGATCAAATTCTCCTGCAGTACTGCATGTCACCTTTATATGACACTAACTACTTTCCTGTGCCCATTCCACCAAAGGTTTTGAGTTTGAAAGGAGTTGTTGTGGGGATAAGAAGTGATGGTCTTCCCAATGTTAGAATTGTGGATTTTGGCTGCATTCAAGATATGGCTGTAGAATGTCATAATATGTTAATGAAAGTGGTAAGTGCAAAGGACTCTGGAAAACCTTGGAAGGAACTACAGCAAACTGCTGACAGGAAAGCAAGTGATCTGTTACAACACATGCTTCCAGGTGACCTTCAAATGCTCATAAATGATACTACAATAAAACGTATATATTTTTGCCCTGACCAAGTTTTATCAAAATTTCCAATAGAAATCTTGCCTTTGAAAAATGGTCAACTACTTGGTGAAAAGGTTGCTGTAACATATCTCTCTTCAGCCAGGGAACTTTTAAGAGAATCATATGTTTCTTCTCTTTCTTTGAGTGCATCCAATCACAACACAGCTAAGCCTGAATGTGCGATATTTGCCAATCCTAATTTTAATTTAGAAAGAGTGGCTAGCCAAAGTGAAAGCCATTGGGGGTTGCTGAGTTCCTTTATGTCATCTTTGTTCTCTGAGACAAAAGCTACTAATACTGCTGCTTCTCTTCCAAACTCTGAAATTGAGGCACATGAAATTGAACAGCTTCTTGTAACTTCTGCACAGGCCAGGGGCGAATCATTAAACATCAATGTTTCCATAGGTAATGATGCAACACTGTTCAAAGTACTCCGTGTACAGTCTCCCCTAGTCTTGCATTTTGCCACCCATGGGTTTTCCAGCCCTGATTTTCATTATCAGTATCACAACTTCTGGTCCGACACTAAATCAGGACTACTTCTTGCTGGTGCTAATACATATCATCAAGAAAAATACACATTGATCACTGATGAAGCCGGTACCGGAGAGTTAACTGCCTTGGCTGCTTGTGGAATGAAGCTAACAGGCACACAATTAGTCTACTTATCATGTTGCAGATCTTCATATGGATTTATTGGACGTGGAGAAGCACTCAGTAGTTTGGCTCAAGGATTTCGTATTGCGGGATCATCTACTGTAGTAGCTACCCTGTGGCCTGTATCTGATGAAGTAGGACACAAGATGGCCTTACACTTCTACCACTATGTCTTTGAGTGTGGCATGCAAGTATCTGTTGCTTTACAAGCTGCTAAAAGAAAATTGCAAAAAGAAAACTACCACTGGTATGACTGGGCTGGTTTTCTTTGTATTGGAATTGACACATTTAACGTGTAA
- the LOC136268733 gene encoding uncharacterized protein, producing MSQHNYDEVAIDKVATLSPPAAVPPPDTDLPYQEPIPSPVLGSEEGYTTLLEKYQERGREIKALRKINNQLEVELKQAKAELETLRAGKRVPKVSDSGYAAITDKDTADYAEVNTLEERSPTPQQDEVRITSEHCSSPSDNESLPTSPIKRNSLLSPTSETTAIHLPYARVDLAKKAYERQKKEELERRWRLNSTDEPNKEELNACVKKITTNIYALLEASKGQDKANFSQCRDLDGTGIYEMAQKCSLKVLKVSDLKLQSLLCLDKLQHNLIELEINSVCSSIDRSTLLHVGKFKVISELTLYSVTLLNDDIVAKIFSSIGHQLTKLHLLNCPELKDISESLVKYCTSLQDLLITGDCLSIQLTSLFTDKWKASLFKAIQLYNDTVPIEVVEAVAASCHNLERLYCEIEINDNSTVRRTWVFTSVHICGDQEL from the exons TTACCATACCAAGAGCCGATACCCTCACCAGTACTTGGTTCAGAGGAAGGATACACCACTCTACTTGAGAAATACCAGGAGAGAGGAAGAGAGATAAAAGCTTTGAGAAAAATCAACAACCAACTAGAAGTGGAGCTCAAACAAGCCAAAGCTGAA TTAGAAACACTTAGAGCTGGTAAGAGAGTACCAAAAGTTAGTGACTCTGGATATGC TGCCATTACTGACAAGGACACGGCAGATTATGCAGAAGTCAATACATTAGAGGAAAGATCACCAACACCA CAACAAGATGAGGTGCGTATAACTTCAGAACACTGTAGCAGTCCTTCTGATAATGAAAGTTTACCAACTAGTCCCATAAAACGAAACAGTCTACTGAGTCCTACATCAGAAACTACTGCTATTCATCTTCCTTATGCTCGTGTTGACCTAGCAAAGAAAGCATACGAGAGACAGAAGAAAGAAGAGCTAGAAAGGAGATGGAGACTAAACAGTA CGGATGAACCAAACAAGGAGGAACTTAACGCATGTGTGAAAAAGATCACTACAAATATATATGCTTTGTTGGAAGCTTCCAAGGGTCAAGACAA AGCAAATTTTTCTCAGTGTCGTGACTTGGATGGTACAGGGATATATGAA ATGGCTCAAAAGTGCAGTCTGAAAGTGTTAAAGGTTTCTGATTTAAAGCTTCAATCTCTACTGTGCTTAGATAAACTGCAACATAATCTGATAGAATTAGAGATCAACTCAGTATGTAGCAGTATTGATCGTAGTACTCTGTTACATGTGGGAAAATTTAAAGTTATTTCAGAGCTGACATTGTATTCAGTGACATTGCTAAATGATGACATAGTTGCTAAG ATCTTTAGTTCTATTGGACATCAACTCACGAAATTGCACCTCTTAAATTGTCCGGAACTAAAAGATATATCAGAATCATTAGTGAAGTACTGTACCAGTCTGCAAGATCTGCTAATAACAGGAGATTGTTTATCTATCCAACTTACTTCCTTGTTCACTGACAAATGGAAAGCTAGTTTGTTTAAAGCTATCCAGCTCTACAATGACACA GTGCCCATTGAGGTGGTAGAAGCTGTTGCTGCAAGTTGTCACAATTTAGAGCGTCTGTATTGTGAAATTGAGATCAATGAT AATTCTACTGTAAGAAGAACCTGGGTGTTTACTTCAGTTCATATTTGTGGTGATCAGGAACTATAG